The following coding sequences are from one Leptolyngbya sp. NIES-3755 window:
- a CDS encoding tRNA pseudouridine synthase B (similar to AA sequence:cyanobase_aa:LBDG_26410): protein MDGFLNLNKPFGFTSHDCVAKVRRIYQLKKVGHAGTLDPAATGVLPIAFGRATRLLQYLRHDKAYQATIRFGITTATDDLEGEIITQQAVPNLSLEQIREKLPLFQGVIQQIPPNYSAVQVQGKRLYDLARSGQAIEAPIRTVEILDLKILDFRLGEFPELDLAIACGSGTYIRSIARDLGAELGTGATLAKLLRTESSGFELSGSSSIEQLPVPLVEPESALLHLPEIVLESDLARRWCQGQKIALDSERFGIVRVKNERFLGIGEVRSDSVLVPQMIYEPI from the coding sequence GTGGATGGGTTCTTGAATCTCAATAAACCGTTTGGGTTTACTTCACATGATTGTGTAGCGAAAGTTCGACGGATTTATCAGTTGAAAAAAGTGGGTCATGCGGGGACACTTGATCCAGCCGCAACGGGAGTCTTACCGATCGCATTCGGTCGCGCCACTCGATTGTTGCAATATCTTCGTCACGATAAAGCGTATCAAGCGACAATTCGGTTTGGGATAACGACTGCAACGGATGATTTAGAAGGTGAAATTATTACGCAGCAAGCGGTTCCAAATTTGAGCTTAGAGCAAATTCGAGAAAAACTACCACTGTTCCAAGGTGTGATCCAACAAATTCCACCGAACTATAGTGCGGTTCAAGTTCAAGGAAAGCGACTGTATGATTTAGCGCGATCGGGACAAGCGATCGAGGCTCCCATTCGTACAGTTGAGATTTTAGATTTGAAGATTTTAGATTTTAGATTGGGTGAGTTTCCGGAGCTTGATTTAGCGATCGCGTGTGGTAGTGGAACTTATATTCGCTCGATCGCTCGTGATTTAGGGGCAGAACTTGGAACCGGAGCAACCTTAGCGAAGTTACTCAGAACAGAGAGTAGTGGATTTGAATTGTCGGGAAGTTCATCGATCGAACAGCTTCCCGTGCCTTTGGTCGAACCTGAATCTGCATTGTTACATTTACCGGAAATCGTTCTAGAAAGTGATTTAGCGCGTCGCTGGTGTCAAGGTCAAAAGATTGCGTTAGATTCGGAGCGATTCGGAATCGTTCGAGTGAAGAATGAGCGATTTCTAGGAATTGGAGAAGTGCGATCGGACAGCGTACTCGTTCCACAAATGATATATGAACCTATCTGA
- a CDS encoding iron permease FTR1 (similar to AA sequence:cyanobase_aa:LBDG_32110) yields MLSTFVITLREGVEAALVVGIVLAYLSKSGRSSLNPWVYGGIVSGIVASVAVGIVFIWTLGSLEASNHLYAPVFKPMLEAIFGLVAIALLSWMLIWMTKQAKSLKGEVEREIDQAMQTNAAWGVFGLIFFAVLREGFETVVFIAAQFQQGWSPVIGAIGGLTGAIVIGILLFKLGVKINLKQFFQVMGVFLLLIVSGLVIGVLAHFDKSFAILSQLNPEFANLCVSAPNSCFLGGLIWDASKVLPQKQFPGVILHTLFGYVDRLYWLEAIAYLIFLFTVGSLYLQSLNPTKEPAQKALSEQP; encoded by the coding sequence ATGCTTTCGACGTTTGTGATTACGCTACGGGAAGGGGTAGAAGCGGCGCTAGTGGTCGGGATTGTGCTGGCGTATTTGAGCAAATCCGGTCGATCGAGTCTCAATCCTTGGGTTTATGGTGGGATTGTTTCCGGCATTGTTGCCAGTGTTGCCGTTGGGATTGTGTTTATTTGGACATTGGGCAGTTTAGAAGCTTCTAATCATCTCTATGCACCTGTGTTCAAACCGATGCTAGAAGCGATTTTTGGATTAGTTGCGATCGCGCTTTTAAGCTGGATGTTGATCTGGATGACGAAACAGGCGAAATCTCTTAAAGGGGAAGTCGAACGCGAGATTGATCAAGCAATGCAAACGAATGCAGCTTGGGGTGTGTTTGGATTGATCTTCTTTGCGGTGCTGCGAGAAGGATTTGAAACAGTCGTGTTTATTGCGGCACAGTTTCAGCAAGGATGGTCGCCTGTCATTGGTGCGATCGGTGGATTAACAGGCGCGATCGTCATCGGAATTCTATTGTTCAAGCTTGGCGTAAAAATCAATCTGAAACAGTTCTTTCAAGTGATGGGAGTGTTTCTGTTATTGATTGTTTCGGGCTTGGTGATTGGTGTGTTAGCTCACTTTGATAAAAGCTTCGCAATCTTGTCTCAGTTAAATCCTGAGTTTGCGAACCTCTGTGTTTCTGCGCCGAATTCTTGTTTCCTCGGCGGATTGATTTGGGATGCTTCTAAAGTGCTACCACAGAAACAATTTCCAGGCGTGATTCTGCATACGCTGTTTGGATATGTCGATCGTTTATATTGGCTCGAAGCGATCGCATATCTCATCTTCTTATTCACAGTCGGTAGCTTGTATCTCCAAAGCCTGAATCCAACTAAGGAACCA
- a CDS encoding HAD family phosphatase (similar to AA sequence:cyanobase_aa:LBDG_04640), whose product MSWGKLLQPDLLLDSTILGLTPELLQQSGLRGLVLDVDETLVPITTAQISAELLPWVEQIRETTQIWLVSNNISENRIKRIADVLKVPYYITGAGKPSRRKLRRAVEAMNLPPEQVGMVGDRLFTDVLAGNRLGMFTILVQPMVDPAAEVVRKYPVHAIEIWLSQALGATLTPHKHQI is encoded by the coding sequence ATGTCTTGGGGCAAACTTCTTCAACCCGATCTTCTTCTCGATTCGACCATTCTTGGATTAACACCGGAACTGCTTCAGCAAAGTGGGTTACGCGGTTTGGTACTGGATGTGGATGAAACGCTTGTGCCCATTACGACAGCGCAAATTTCGGCGGAACTCTTACCGTGGGTCGAGCAGATTCGGGAGACAACCCAGATTTGGCTAGTGAGCAATAATATCAGCGAGAACCGGATTAAACGAATTGCCGATGTGCTGAAAGTGCCGTATTACATTACGGGTGCTGGAAAACCTTCGCGTCGGAAGCTGAGACGGGCTGTGGAAGCGATGAATTTGCCGCCGGAACAAGTGGGAATGGTAGGCGATCGCTTATTTACAGATGTCTTAGCGGGGAATCGGTTGGGAATGTTCACGATTTTGGTGCAACCGATGGTTGATCCGGCGGCGGAAGTGGTGCGGAAATATCCGGTTCATGCGATCGAGATTTGGCTGTCTCAGGCTTTGGGCGCGACTTTGACTCCGCACAAACATCAAATCTAA
- a CDS encoding hypothetical protein (protein of unknown function DUF1292;~similar to AA sequence:cyanobase_aa:LBDG_04620), which yields MDEDSINSMDAPTVTLTDETGSTLTCYIEHSLDVEDQEYVLLLPVDSPIEIFAWQENGDEDEAVLVEDQAVLNQVFPIAKAVLEEQNLALKQTAVVLTVEGDLPDLDDDEAWAGVESDSDDDQEELQLLASFWHEEQEYAIYTPLDPYFILARLDDEGTPHLLSQEELKKIEPMLPMIEDQLFDEME from the coding sequence ATGGACGAAGACAGCATTAACAGCATGGATGCTCCAACCGTAACCCTGACCGATGAAACAGGTTCAACCCTCACCTGCTACATCGAGCATTCTTTGGACGTGGAAGATCAAGAATATGTGCTGTTACTTCCCGTTGACTCGCCGATCGAGATTTTCGCTTGGCAAGAAAATGGCGACGAGGATGAAGCAGTATTAGTCGAAGATCAGGCAGTACTTAATCAAGTATTTCCGATCGCAAAAGCCGTGTTAGAAGAGCAAAATCTGGCTCTAAAACAAACCGCTGTCGTCTTGACGGTGGAAGGCGATTTGCCGGATCTCGACGACGACGAAGCTTGGGCAGGGGTGGAGTCTGATTCGGATGACGATCAGGAAGAACTTCAGCTTTTGGCAAGTTTCTGGCACGAAGAACAGGAATACGCGATTTATACTCCGCTTGATCCGTATTTTATTTTGGCGCGACTCGATGATGAGGGAACGCCACATCTTTTATCGCAAGAAGAGCTTAAGAAAATTGAGCCAATGTTGCCCATGATCGAAGATCAACTCTTCGATGAAATGGAATAG
- a CDS encoding hypothetical protein (similar to AA sequence:cyanobase_aa:PCC7424_0315) — MEMQSVRSETVKTSEFQKALETVEALPLEAQEILIDIVEKRLSQQRRANLVQEVHEARQAYTEGQIRRGSVADLMAELDD; from the coding sequence ATGGAAATGCAATCTGTCCGATCGGAAACCGTCAAAACTTCCGAATTTCAAAAAGCACTCGAAACCGTAGAAGCGTTGCCGCTTGAGGCACAGGAAATTCTGATCGATATTGTCGAGAAACGCCTAAGTCAGCAACGTCGAGCAAATTTGGTTCAAGAAGTTCACGAGGCAAGACAAGCTTATACAGAAGGTCAAATTCGTCGCGGCTCGGTTGCGGACCTGATGGCGGAGTTAGACGACTGA
- a CDS encoding hypothetical protein (similar to AA sequence:cyanobase_aa:ssl2921), with amino-acid sequence MELVWSSAFSRKLKRLLRQNPQMKTQIEQTLEQLAIDPFDPKLGTHKLKGDLADCWSCSINYSDRIVFQFVENPETAEEILLLTLGSHDEVY; translated from the coding sequence ATGGAGCTTGTCTGGAGTAGCGCTTTCAGTCGCAAACTAAAACGATTACTGCGGCAAAATCCACAGATGAAAACACAGATTGAGCAAACGTTAGAACAGCTTGCGATCGACCCGTTTGATCCAAAGCTAGGGACTCACAAGCTCAAGGGCGATTTGGCGGATTGTTGGTCTTGCTCGATTAACTACAGCGATCGCATTGTCTTCCAATTCGTTGAAAATCCAGAGACCGCAGAAGAAATTCTACTTCTAACGCTTGGATCGCACGATGAGGTTTATTAG
- a CDS encoding sulfate-transporting atpase (similar to AA sequence:cyanobase_aa:LBDG_04650), translating into MVAAVSLQNVYKVYNKVPVVDGLSFEIQAGEMFGLLGPNGAGKSTTIRMLTTLTKPSDGRIQVAGFDIVNQRSLVKSHIGVVLQQISIDSDLTVWENMEYHGRLHHIPNPQRQKDINEALEYVELSDRRNDPAKTLSGGMKRRLQIARALLHKPEILFLDEPTVGLDPQTRRRLWEIIRTLNQQGMTMLLTTHYMDEVEYLCDRIGIMDSGKLISLGTLEELRQQYGKGILMKQSGEHWDYKFFPSVEDANHYLDQLPDKTGMMTRPSNLEDIFVELTGRNLD; encoded by the coding sequence ATGGTTGCTGCTGTTTCTCTTCAAAACGTTTACAAGGTTTACAACAAAGTTCCAGTCGTAGATGGACTGTCTTTTGAGATTCAAGCAGGCGAAATGTTCGGGCTTTTGGGTCCAAATGGGGCAGGCAAATCGACCACGATTCGGATGTTAACGACATTGACGAAGCCTTCTGATGGGCGAATTCAAGTGGCGGGATTTGATATTGTCAATCAGCGATCGCTCGTCAAATCCCATATTGGTGTCGTCCTTCAACAAATCAGCATCGACAGTGATCTGACCGTTTGGGAAAACATGGAATATCACGGACGCTTGCATCACATTCCAAATCCGCAGCGTCAGAAGGATATCAATGAAGCGCTTGAATATGTGGAATTAAGCGATCGACGAAATGATCCAGCCAAAACGCTCTCCGGTGGGATGAAGCGCCGTCTCCAAATCGCTCGTGCTCTACTCCACAAACCTGAGATTCTTTTCCTGGATGAACCAACGGTCGGACTTGATCCGCAAACTCGTCGTCGCTTGTGGGAAATTATCCGGACGTTGAATCAGCAAGGAATGACGATGCTATTAACGACGCATTATATGGATGAAGTCGAATATTTATGCGATCGGATTGGCATCATGGATTCTGGCAAATTAATTTCTCTTGGAACGCTAGAAGAATTACGCCAGCAGTACGGGAAAGGCATTCTGATGAAACAATCGGGTGAACACTGGGATTACAAATTTTTCCCCTCCGTCGAAGATGCGAACCATTATCTCGATCAGCTTCCAGACAAAACGGGAATGATGACTCGTCCCTCGAATCTAGAGGATATCTTTGTCGAACTCACCGGACGCAATTTAGATTAA
- a CDS encoding hypothetical protein (similar to AA sequence:cyanobase_aa:Npun_F4547) has protein sequence MVGIPFEILMQVTERIRQSATCLEINYFYRSAFSFVMAWLGIGIFLISHGCLWLWFTSTQMRTGIQLNCERALPSEVDCRLETLTLVERRSQELRQLQTAQLRQQGMEEQYQLVLILASGEVIAIDDHNRASLEAVVNQVNDFIRTSSDRTLNTSYDTRWNVIPLVGFGLLWLIVVLLLFPVPLFAVDFRYICVFDKARNQATRLECALLEKRQETWQLDRIQAVQLDEEHTSDGTLYHIMLVLSSEERTSLLSWQQLPMPRAQFVETSDRIRQFLNIDS, from the coding sequence ATGGTAGGAATACCGTTTGAAATTTTAATGCAAGTCACTGAAAGAATTCGGCAAAGTGCGACTTGTCTAGAGATTAATTACTTTTATCGCTCAGCCTTTTCTTTTGTCATGGCTTGGCTGGGTATAGGAATATTTTTGATATCGCATGGATGTTTGTGGCTTTGGTTTACAAGCACTCAGATGCGAACCGGGATTCAGTTGAATTGTGAACGCGCTCTGCCTTCTGAAGTGGATTGTCGCTTAGAGACTTTAACGTTGGTCGAGCGGCGATCGCAAGAACTCAGGCAACTTCAAACCGCGCAACTTAGGCAACAGGGGATGGAGGAGCAGTATCAGCTTGTCCTCATTTTAGCCTCTGGTGAAGTCATCGCAATTGATGATCACAATCGAGCATCCCTAGAAGCCGTGGTCAATCAGGTGAATGACTTTATTCGCACCTCTAGCGATCGCACTCTAAACACCAGTTACGACACTCGATGGAACGTAATCCCGCTAGTCGGATTTGGTCTTCTCTGGCTCATCGTAGTGTTACTCCTGTTTCCAGTTCCGCTATTTGCTGTGGATTTTCGCTATATTTGCGTCTTTGATAAAGCAAGAAATCAGGCGACCCGTTTGGAGTGTGCTTTATTGGAGAAGCGTCAGGAGACTTGGCAACTCGATCGCATTCAGGCGGTTCAGTTAGATGAAGAACACACTTCAGATGGGACTCTTTATCACATCATGCTGGTTTTAAGCTCAGAAGAACGCACGTCTTTGTTGTCTTGGCAACAACTGCCGATGCCACGAGCACAATTTGTCGAAACAAGCGACCGAATACGCCAATTTCTGAACATAGATTCGTGA
- a CDS encoding hypothetical protein (hypothetical protein L8106_14425;~similar to AA sequence:cyanobase_aa:LBDG_04630), producing the protein MKIAKSVARLSFFLFLVGAALGLSAWRAQAWWSFASSPVAQTTSEQGKRVLIQIPQGTSAQQIGQELEAAGLIRSSRAWEVWARWMMWQNPDGGFQAGNYELSTGDSMQAIAEKIWKGEVAQRSFTIPEGWSMKQMANYFEQQGFFKAQDFLNAASQVPNAEYPWLPPNLPFLEGFLYPDTYQIEAGSAITPQQVVRQMLNRFEQVALPIYNQNRGKTNLSLLQWVTLASIVEKEAVIPEERNRISGVFHNRLKKNMTLGSDPTVEYALGVQQTPENPLTYAQVATPSPYNTYVTPGLPPTPIAAPGVASLKATLTPEQTDYLYFVARYDGSHVFSRTLAEHEAAQGKIRDRIDNQAQKEQPAKTR; encoded by the coding sequence ATGAAAATCGCGAAAAGTGTTGCGAGGCTATCGTTCTTCCTGTTTCTCGTCGGGGCTGCACTCGGTCTTTCTGCTTGGCGTGCTCAAGCGTGGTGGAGTTTTGCGAGTTCTCCCGTTGCACAGACCACTTCAGAGCAGGGGAAACGAGTTCTGATTCAGATTCCACAAGGGACTTCGGCTCAGCAGATCGGACAGGAATTGGAAGCGGCTGGATTAATTCGATCGTCGAGAGCTTGGGAAGTTTGGGCACGGTGGATGATGTGGCAAAATCCCGATGGTGGTTTCCAGGCGGGAAATTATGAGCTTTCGACTGGGGATAGTATGCAAGCGATCGCAGAAAAAATCTGGAAGGGCGAAGTGGCTCAACGTAGCTTCACGATTCCTGAAGGCTGGTCGATGAAGCAAATGGCAAATTATTTCGAGCAACAAGGATTTTTCAAAGCCCAAGATTTTCTCAATGCTGCGAGTCAAGTTCCCAATGCAGAATATCCTTGGCTGCCTCCGAATCTGCCTTTCTTAGAAGGTTTTCTTTACCCTGACACGTATCAAATCGAAGCTGGATCAGCAATCACACCTCAACAGGTTGTCCGTCAGATGTTGAACCGTTTCGAGCAAGTTGCGCTCCCGATTTACAACCAAAATCGTGGCAAGACGAATCTTTCTCTGCTGCAATGGGTGACGCTTGCCAGCATCGTCGAGAAAGAAGCGGTGATTCCTGAAGAGCGCAATCGGATTTCGGGCGTGTTCCACAATCGCTTGAAAAAGAATATGACGCTGGGATCTGATCCGACGGTGGAATATGCGCTCGGAGTGCAGCAAACCCCTGAGAATCCATTAACTTACGCGCAGGTTGCAACTCCTTCTCCGTATAACACGTATGTGACTCCAGGATTGCCCCCGACCCCGATCGCGGCTCCGGGTGTTGCGAGTTTGAAAGCTACTCTAACGCCAGAACAGACCGATTATCTCTACTTTGTGGCGCGGTACGATGGCTCTCATGTGTTTAGTCGCACCTTGGCAGAACATGAAGCAGCGCAGGGTAAAATCCGCGATCGCATTGATAACCAGGCGCAAAAGGAACAACCCGCAAAAACTCGATAG